Genomic DNA from Blattabacterium sp. (Blaberus giganteus):
AGCAACGTATCTCTTATAGATCAAATAACACATTATCTAACTCATAGAAAAGGAAAACTAATTCGTCCTATGTTTGTTTTTTTAATAGCTAAAATGTTAGGAAACATACAAAAAAAAACATATCATACCGCTTGTTTAATTGAATTAATACATACAGCTACACTTGTACATGATGATGTTATAGATAATAGTTTACTTCGCCGTGATTCTTTTTCTATTAATGCAATATGGAAAAATAAAATAGCAGTTTTAATTGGTGATTACTTACTTTCTAAAAGTCTTTTAATTGCAACAAATAATAATTATTATGATTTGCTAAAAATTGTATGTAAAACCATAAAAAATATGAGTGAAGGAGAATTATTACAAATGGAAAAATCCAAAAAACTAAATATTTCCGAAAAAATTTATAATCGAATTATTTATCATAAAACAGCAAGTTTGATTGCTGCTTCTTGTGAGGCAGGTGCACGCTCTGTTAATACAGATGAAAAAACTGCTTTAAAAATGAGAAAATTTGGAATTTTTGCAGGAATTGCTTTTCAAATTAAAGATGATTTGTTTGATTATGAAGAAAAAAACGAAAGTTTTACGGGAAAACCTGTAGGAATAGATTTAAGAGAAAAAAAAATAACACTTCCACTTATTTATACGATTCAGAAAGCATCTCAAAAAGATCAGCAACATATATTAAATTACATAAAAAATTATGACAATAAAAAAAGATATAAAATAATTGATTATGTAAAAAAATATGGAGGGTTAGAATATGCAACTAAAAAAATGATTAGATTCCGTAATAATGCATTAGAAATTTTAGAAATTTATCCAGAAGGAACAATCAAAAGAGCATTAAAAATGATGGTGAATTTTATTGTGGAAAGAAATCGGTAATTTAAAATTAGATGAAAAAAAATTTAGTAATTGTAGAATCACCTACTAAAGCACATACAATACAAACATTTCTTGGAAAAAGTTATTATGTAGTATCCAGTTATGGACATATTATAGATTTACCAGATAAGGAAATAGGAGTTAAAATTCAAGAAAATTTTAAACCTAATTACGTAATATGATCCCAAAAAAAAAAATTGTTCAGAATCTAAAAATATTAATCAAAAATTATGAAACTATTTGGTTAGCCTCTGATGAGGATCGAGAGGGTGAAGCAATAGCTTATCAAATTTATAAAACATTTAATATTTCTGATAAAAAATACAGAAGAATCGTTTTTCACGAAATTACAAAAAAAGCGATATTTCACGCTATTAAAAATCCTAGGTTTATCAATTACAATTTAGTTCATGCACAACAAGCTAGACGAATAATAGATCGATTGGTAGGATTTCAATTATCTCCTATTTTATGGAAAAAAATAAACGCAGGTCTTTCTGCAGGGAGAGTTCAATCTGTAGCTGTGAGACTTATAGTAGAAAAAGAAGAAAAAATTCATAGTTTTGTCCCCCATCCAATTTATCAAATATATGGAATTTTCAAAAATTCTAAACAAAAAGAAACTTTTAACGCTAAATTAGAAAAAAAAGTAGAGGATAAAAACAAAATGAAAAAGATTTTAATATCATGTATTAATAGTATTTTCACAATAAAAAAAATTACTGTAAAACAAGAAAAAAAAAGTCCTCTACCTCCATTTACTACGTCTTCCTTACAACAAGAAGCTTCTAATAAATTAAATTTTTCTATATATAAAACAATGTTATTAGCTCAAAAATTATATGAAAAAGGATTTATTACGTATATACGAACAGATAGTACAAGTTTGTCAAAAAGTATACTATTAGAAATAAAAAATTT
This window encodes:
- a CDS encoding polyprenyl synthetase family protein, yielding MKIILEEIKTTIKKEIEKFEKQFIYIIKSNVSLIDQITHYLTHRKGKLIRPMFVFLIAKMLGNIQKKTYHTACLIELIHTATLVHDDVIDNSLLRRDSFSINAIWKNKIAVLIGDYLLSKSLLIATNNNYYDLLKIVCKTIKNMSEGELLQMEKSKKLNISEKIYNRIIYHKTASLIAASCEAGARSVNTDEKTALKMRKFGIFAGIAFQIKDDLFDYEEKNESFTGKPVGIDLREKKITLPLIYTIQKASQKDQQHILNYIKNYDNKKRYKIIDYVKKYGGLEYATKKMIRFRNNALEILEIYPEGTIKRALKMMVNFIVERNR
- a CDS encoding toprim domain-containing protein, whose translation is MKKNLVIVESPTKAHTIQTFLGKSYYVVSSYGHIIDLPDKEIGVKIQENFKPNYVI